Proteins from a single region of Thermovibrio guaymasensis:
- a CDS encoding mannose-1-phosphate guanylyltransferase/mannose-6-phosphate isomerase, whose protein sequence is MKAVILCGGNGTRLFPASRKAMPKQFLKIFSGKSLFQSTLKRTLLTFNEEDLIVVTNERHKFLVKKQIEELLGEKDFNNFIFEPIGRNTAPAIALASKFALERLGADEEEVIFIFPSDHLILPEEALKVYLERAKKIAGENFLVTFGVKPTKPETGYGYIEAGQEIGEGAFRVKRFHEKPNFEVAVEYLSKGNFFWNSGMFAFKIGKVLEEFRRHSPEIYRLVSSLSFEELLESFSQMPDISIDYAVMEKAEDIAVIPMDIVWSDLGSWDALYDSLKDKEGENVKLGQVIDIDTKGSFILADKRIVSTIGVEDLIVVDSEDFLLITRRGESQRVREVVKKLEKDEELRTLTEFHVKVFRPWGYYVELEKGKGFKVKKLFVDPGKALSLQLHKFRSEHWVVVRGEAEVLIEGENGSLRRVILKENESIYVPKGKKHKLINSTSSPLEIIEVQVGNYLGEDDIIRFDVSY, encoded by the coding sequence ATGAAAGCTGTTATTCTCTGCGGAGGAAACGGTACGAGGCTCTTTCCGGCCTCAAGGAAAGCAATGCCCAAACAGTTCCTTAAGATTTTCTCAGGGAAATCCCTTTTTCAGAGTACTCTAAAGAGAACCTTGCTTACTTTCAATGAAGAGGACTTGATAGTTGTAACAAACGAAAGGCACAAGTTCCTCGTTAAAAAACAGATTGAGGAGCTCCTTGGGGAGAAGGACTTTAACAACTTCATCTTTGAACCGATCGGCAGGAACACTGCTCCAGCTATTGCTTTAGCTTCAAAGTTTGCCCTTGAGCGTCTAGGAGCGGACGAAGAGGAAGTTATCTTTATCTTCCCTTCTGACCACTTAATACTTCCGGAGGAAGCCCTCAAGGTCTACTTAGAAAGGGCAAAAAAGATAGCAGGGGAAAACTTCCTCGTTACCTTTGGAGTTAAACCTACCAAGCCTGAAACCGGCTACGGCTACATTGAAGCCGGCCAGGAGATTGGAGAAGGTGCCTTTAGAGTAAAGAGGTTTCATGAAAAGCCGAACTTTGAGGTTGCCGTTGAGTACTTATCAAAGGGCAACTTCTTCTGGAACAGTGGAATGTTTGCCTTTAAAATCGGAAAAGTTCTTGAGGAATTCAGGAGGCATTCTCCAGAAATCTACAGGCTTGTTAGCTCTTTAAGTTTTGAAGAGCTCCTTGAAAGCTTCAGCCAAATGCCGGATATCTCAATAGACTACGCAGTCATGGAGAAAGCAGAAGATATTGCAGTTATACCTATGGATATAGTCTGGTCTGACCTTGGTTCTTGGGATGCGCTTTACGACAGCTTAAAGGATAAGGAGGGAGAAAACGTTAAACTCGGTCAAGTTATTGACATAGATACTAAAGGCTCTTTTATTCTGGCTGATAAAAGGATAGTTTCAACGATAGGAGTTGAGGACCTCATAGTCGTTGATAGCGAAGATTTCCTACTTATAACAAGAAGAGGAGAAAGTCAAAGGGTAAGGGAAGTTGTCAAGAAACTTGAAAAAGATGAAGAGCTAAGGACTTTAACGGAGTTTCACGTTAAAGTCTTTAGGCCCTGGGGTTACTACGTTGAGCTTGAGAAGGGTAAAGGTTTTAAGGTAAAGAAGCTTTTCGTTGATCCTGGTAAAGCTTTAAGCCTTCAGCTTCATAAGTTTAGAAGCGAACACTGGGTTGTTGTTAGGGGAGAGGCTGAAGTACTGATTGAAGGAGAAAACGGTTCCCTCAGAAGGGTAATCTTGAAGGAAAACGAGAGCATTTACGTTCCAAAGGGAAAGAAACATAAACTCATTAACAGTACCTCATCCCCTCTTGAGATAATAGAGGTTCAGGTCGGAAATTATCTAGGAGAGGATGACATAATAAGGTTTGATGTTAGCTATTAG
- a CDS encoding glycosyltransferase yields the protein MIDIREIHQFHSGSAYGDAITNGMFFIQNLLRELGFRSEIYVQHIDERLRGKVKHYSEYKSSSENILFIHHSLGHDLDDWLLSLKENLILVYHNITPEKFFPKESPLYRYSIKGRQQLKLLKEICKAAIADSELNRQELISFGFSKDRVFTIPLLFDIKRLKEHPFNKKLFDEVVKYFNILFVGRIVENKKQDQLIDVLYFLKKLMDRSPKLILVGETTSKKYEEFVKSKVHKYNLQEDVVFTGKVTNEDLYTYYRASDVFLCLSEHEGFGVPIVESFAFDLPVIAYDSPKSNIRYTLNRGGILLKEKDPRKIAALISILSKNRALRREIIKTQREAIKFYENSYVISKFFRFLEWLELKLNREKKEKILESQKLIEKPKVQIEGPFDSSYSLALVNREMAKALDNHFPNKVALYSTEGYGDFEPNEEFLSGNPDVKRMWELGEKGVVADVVARNLYPPRVYDMKGLINIMNSYGWEESEFPKKYLKDFNRFLDALPVMSPYVKKIMIDNGISIPVFEVGIGVDHVLNVEPKEFSLKTKKKFKFLHISSGFPRKGLDVLLEAYTSAFTSKDDVVLIIKTFPNPHNNVEDLVGKYKSKPNCPEIELINEDLPYEYIVGLYRKSDCLVQPTRGEGFGLPMAEAMLLGIPVITTAYGGQSYFCNDENSWLIDFKFTKAKTHMNLFNSYWVEPSKEHLADLMQYIYKNRESKEVEEKIKKAKETLLRKFKWSDCSQRLINVINEVENLPVFLNKKVNVAWISTWNTRCGIASYSKFILDRFSEDLKVKIISNKVPSEEIINMQEEDNVTRVWKLGAKQEIYDILTEIDKEDIDTVFIQYNFGLIDINYLGKLIEELKLRNKNVFITLHSVKDVNKPDFKASLKWIVKELSKVDRIFVHSLHDLNYLKDIGLIQNVALFPHGVELRNLSEKRIGFFKKELGLEGKKIIASFGFLLPHKGIVELIEAFNLVKEHFRNSHLLLLNSLYPVPESKEYLETCRETIKRLGLEREVTLITDFLPEDDVRHILATADVVVYPYQHTQESSSSAVRYSLSLKKPVICTSLEIFDDVSDVVFFTKDTSYRSIAEKINSLLSKPEEVERKVKSIERWLECVSWDSLAERLENIIKYFKVYN from the coding sequence ATGATTGATATTAGAGAGATTCATCAATTTCACTCCGGAAGTGCTTATGGAGATGCAATAACAAACGGTATGTTTTTTATCCAAAATCTTTTAAGAGAGCTGGGGTTCAGGTCTGAAATATACGTTCAGCACATTGATGAAAGGTTAAGAGGAAAAGTTAAGCATTATTCGGAATATAAAAGTAGTAGCGAGAATATACTTTTTATCCATCACTCTTTGGGTCATGATCTTGATGACTGGCTTCTTTCTCTTAAAGAGAATTTAATCCTTGTCTACCATAATATTACTCCCGAAAAGTTCTTTCCGAAAGAATCCCCCCTTTACAGATATTCCATAAAAGGAAGACAGCAGTTAAAACTCTTGAAAGAAATCTGTAAAGCAGCAATTGCAGATTCGGAGCTTAACAGACAAGAACTTATAAGTTTTGGTTTCAGTAAAGATAGAGTTTTCACAATACCATTATTATTTGATATTAAGAGATTAAAAGAGCATCCATTTAACAAGAAACTATTTGATGAAGTAGTTAAGTACTTTAATATTCTTTTTGTTGGAAGAATTGTAGAAAATAAAAAGCAGGATCAGTTAATAGATGTTCTTTACTTTTTGAAAAAACTAATGGATAGGTCACCAAAGCTTATTTTGGTAGGAGAAACAACAAGTAAAAAGTATGAAGAATTCGTAAAATCCAAAGTTCATAAGTATAATCTTCAGGAAGATGTTGTATTTACTGGGAAAGTGACGAATGAGGATCTGTACACTTATTACAGAGCTTCCGATGTGTTTTTATGTTTGAGCGAACATGAGGGTTTTGGAGTTCCAATTGTTGAATCTTTTGCATTTGATTTGCCTGTTATAGCTTATGATTCTCCTAAAAGCAATATTAGGTATACTCTCAACAGAGGGGGAATTTTACTAAAGGAAAAGGATCCAAGAAAAATAGCAGCTTTAATATCTATCCTTTCTAAGAACAGAGCTTTAAGACGGGAAATTATTAAAACCCAGAGGGAAGCTATTAAATTTTATGAAAACTCTTACGTAATAAGTAAATTTTTTAGATTCCTTGAATGGTTAGAGTTAAAACTTAATAGAGAGAAAAAAGAAAAGATTCTTGAAAGTCAAAAATTGATTGAAAAGCCTAAAGTACAGATAGAAGGGCCGTTTGATTCTTCATACAGCTTGGCCCTGGTAAATAGAGAGATGGCTAAAGCCTTAGACAATCACTTTCCTAACAAAGTTGCGTTATACTCAACGGAAGGTTACGGAGACTTTGAACCAAATGAGGAATTCTTAAGTGGAAATCCGGATGTAAAGAGAATGTGGGAATTAGGGGAAAAAGGCGTTGTAGCAGATGTAGTAGCTAGAAACCTTTATCCTCCTAGAGTCTACGATATGAAAGGATTAATAAATATTATGAACTCCTACGGTTGGGAAGAGTCGGAATTTCCAAAAAAATACTTAAAAGACTTCAACAGATTTTTGGATGCTCTTCCCGTAATGTCTCCCTACGTTAAAAAGATTATGATAGATAACGGCATATCTATTCCGGTATTTGAGGTAGGTATCGGAGTGGATCACGTATTGAATGTAGAACCTAAAGAGTTTTCCCTAAAGACGAAAAAGAAGTTTAAGTTCTTACATATATCTTCAGGTTTCCCAAGGAAAGGTCTAGATGTCTTACTTGAAGCTTACACTTCTGCCTTTACAAGTAAAGACGATGTTGTTCTCATTATTAAAACTTTCCCTAATCCTCATAATAACGTTGAAGACCTTGTTGGTAAATATAAAAGTAAACCTAACTGTCCCGAAATAGAGTTGATTAACGAAGACCTTCCGTATGAATATATAGTAGGACTCTATAGAAAGAGCGACTGTTTAGTGCAGCCAACGAGAGGAGAAGGTTTTGGGTTGCCGATGGCGGAAGCTATGCTACTGGGAATTCCGGTTATTACTACAGCTTATGGAGGACAGAGTTACTTCTGCAACGATGAAAACTCATGGCTTATAGATTTTAAGTTTACTAAAGCTAAGACTCACATGAACTTGTTTAATTCCTATTGGGTGGAGCCTTCTAAAGAACATCTTGCTGATTTGATGCAGTACATATATAAAAACCGTGAGAGTAAAGAGGTAGAAGAAAAAATCAAGAAGGCAAAAGAAACTTTACTTAGAAAATTTAAATGGAGCGATTGTTCTCAAAGATTAATTAATGTAATTAACGAAGTAGAAAATCTTCCGGTTTTCCTAAATAAAAAAGTTAACGTTGCTTGGATAAGTACTTGGAATACCAGATGTGGAATAGCTTCCTATTCCAAATTTATCTTAGATAGATTTTCTGAGGATTTAAAAGTCAAAATTATTTCTAATAAAGTTCCTTCCGAAGAAATAATAAATATGCAGGAAGAGGATAATGTTACAAGGGTGTGGAAGCTCGGAGCAAAGCAAGAAATATACGATATATTAACGGAAATAGATAAAGAAGATATAGATACAGTTTTCATTCAGTATAACTTTGGGCTTATTGACATTAATTATCTTGGTAAACTAATAGAAGAGCTTAAGTTAAGAAATAAAAATGTATTTATAACTCTACATTCTGTTAAAGATGTAAATAAACCCGATTTTAAAGCATCACTAAAATGGATAGTAAAAGAACTATCCAAAGTAGACAGGATTTTTGTTCACAGTTTACACGACTTAAACTATTTAAAGGACATAGGTTTAATTCAAAACGTGGCTTTATTCCCTCACGGAGTAGAGTTAAGGAATTTATCTGAAAAGAGAATAGGCTTTTTTAAAAAAGAGCTTGGTTTAGAAGGTAAAAAAATCATTGCTTCCTTTGGTTTTTTACTTCCCCACAAAGGTATAGTAGAACTTATTGAAGCATTTAATCTAGTTAAAGAGCATTTCCGTAATTCACACCTGCTACTGCTTAATTCTCTATACCCCGTTCCTGAGTCTAAAGAATACCTTGAAACTTGCAGGGAAACGATAAAACGTTTAGGATTGGAGAGGGAAGTTACGTTAATCACCGATTTCCTTCCTGAAGATGACGTAAGGCACATATTGGCAACGGCAGATGTAGTAGTTTATCCTTACCAGCATACTCAGGAATCCTCAAGTAGTGCAGTAAGGTATAGCCTTTCCTTGAAAAAACCCGTTATCTGCACTTCGCTTGAGATCTTTGATGATGTTTCTGACGTGGTATTTTTTACAAAAGACACTTCCTACAGGAGTATTGCCGAAAAAATAAACTCTTTACTCAGTAAACCAGAAGAAGTGGAAAGGAAGGTTAAATCTATTGAAAGGTGGCTGGAGTGTGTAAGCTGGGATTCTTTGGCTGAGAGATTAGAAAACATTATAAAGTACTTTAAGGTTTACAATTAA
- a CDS encoding acyltransferase family protein, with the protein MAVGVKRMTGYLRFFLAYLVLLSHTGFRVHGMNPGVFAVVIFYILAGHVVTHLLLDIFWKRGKSTLLFYLDRILRIYPLYFYVSLITLIFLAVTSFGGPKFSLLNIANNFLVIPLNYYMFIQDNLIILTSTKPPWWLIPPAWSLGAELQVYILLPLLIKIRKLGLFLLFGSFIVYSLANLNVVHSDYYGYRLIVGTLFIFMIGSFLQKIANKKITSLEFFSLFFIYIICVAWFIYFVVVKHTYGAYTRETLLGIILGTPVVYWAIINKKNLPFNRFLGSLSYGVFLSHFLSIWLLEYIGISPNNLYYLLLITIIVILISVIGVFLIEKPIEKIRFNL; encoded by the coding sequence GTGGCAGTAGGAGTCAAGAGGATGACCGGGTATTTGAGGTTCTTTTTAGCCTATTTGGTTCTACTTTCTCATACAGGTTTTAGAGTTCACGGTATGAATCCGGGAGTTTTCGCAGTTGTAATATTTTACATACTGGCAGGTCACGTTGTAACTCACTTGCTACTTGATATTTTTTGGAAGAGAGGAAAATCTACTCTTCTATTTTACTTAGATAGAATTTTGAGGATTTACCCTCTCTACTTTTACGTAAGTCTAATAACCTTGATTTTTCTGGCGGTTACTTCTTTTGGAGGCCCAAAGTTCAGTTTGTTGAATATTGCTAATAATTTTTTAGTAATTCCCCTCAACTATTATATGTTCATACAGGATAATTTAATAATCTTAACCTCAACTAAGCCCCCTTGGTGGCTCATTCCACCGGCATGGTCACTAGGAGCAGAACTTCAGGTATACATACTACTTCCGCTCCTAATAAAAATCAGGAAACTAGGGCTATTTCTACTTTTCGGCTCTTTTATTGTGTATTCACTTGCAAATTTGAATGTTGTTCACTCAGATTACTACGGCTACAGACTTATTGTAGGAACTCTATTCATTTTTATGATAGGAAGTTTCCTACAGAAGATTGCAAACAAGAAAATTACTTCTTTAGAATTTTTCTCGTTATTTTTTATATACATAATCTGTGTCGCATGGTTTATTTACTTTGTGGTTGTTAAACATACTTACGGAGCCTATACAAGAGAAACTTTATTGGGTATTATTTTAGGTACCCCTGTTGTTTACTGGGCTATTATCAACAAAAAGAACCTTCCTTTTAATAGGTTCTTAGGTAGTCTATCTTATGGGGTTTTCCTATCACACTTTTTAAGCATATGGCTGCTGGAATATATAGGAATATCACCTAACAATCTATATTATTTACTTTTGATTACGATAATTGTAATTTTAATTTCAGTTATTGGCGTTTTCCTCATTGAAAAACCTATAGAAAAAATCAGATTTAATCTATAG
- a CDS encoding sugar transferase yields MLAIRETEKSFYRKVGKRLIDLSFGGILLFLSLPIMSLIAILIKVFDGGCVIYKQRRLGLEGKEFILYKFRTMKVNGEKELKEFLERNPEAAKEYKKYKKIKGNDPRVTTVGKFLRKFSLDELPQLFNVLKGDMSLVGPRPYLKEELFSSEVNGEEREKILSVKPGITGLWQVSGRNELTFKERIRIDLKYVEKVSLKEDFKILLKTLFVVLKGKGAY; encoded by the coding sequence ATGTTAGCTATTAGAGAAACGGAAAAGAGCTTTTACAGGAAAGTGGGAAAGAGGTTGATTGACCTCTCCTTTGGAGGTATTCTCCTCTTTCTTTCACTCCCTATTATGAGCTTAATAGCTATCCTAATAAAGGTTTTCGATGGAGGATGCGTAATCTACAAACAGAGAAGGTTGGGCTTAGAAGGTAAAGAGTTTATTTTATATAAGTTTAGAACAATGAAAGTTAACGGAGAAAAGGAGTTAAAGGAGTTCTTAGAGAGAAACCCTGAAGCTGCAAAAGAGTACAAAAAGTACAAAAAGATTAAGGGGAACGACCCAAGAGTAACTACAGTCGGAAAATTCTTAAGGAAATTTAGCCTTGATGAACTTCCACAGCTTTTTAACGTTTTGAAGGGAGACATGAGTTTAGTTGGTCCCAGACCCTATCTAAAAGAGGAACTTTTCTCAAGTGAAGTTAATGGGGAGGAAAGGGAGAAAATCCTATCAGTCAAACCAGGTATAACCGGACTTTGGCAAGTTTCAGGTAGAAATGAACTAACATTTAAAGAGAGAATCAGGATTGATTTAAAATACGTTGAGAAAGTCTCGCTAAAGGAAGACTTCAAAATCCTTTTAAAGACACTTTTTGTTGTTCTAAAGGGAAAAGGAGCCTATTGA
- a CDS encoding methyltransferase domain-containing protein, with the protein MLEFKSKKVSSEVLIKEITKELTKLDKVVDESSKLETPSSTYTIGDFMNYHDEEFIKFAYKAILGREPDPEGFRHYLGKLRSGEFTRTDVIVRLRYSQEGRAKGVKILGIGKRAIYSYLSHVPVLGFIIKTLKFFFTVPKFMKLMNFLENSIYRNFQLMEKRVQLLESKQEEDISYITSELIEEKGNSLVLRAKLKKLEDKLEEESIPSKITVKIRDLNLDRSLDYYSNFENIFRGTSSEIKERLAQYLKFIPENLAKNYPVLDVGCGRGEFLELLSQRGINAVGIDLNRYTIAHLRERGFEVYNNDVNSYLKRAKGQFSAITAFQVIEHFDPDYLKEFLTLTYEKLVPGGVLILETLNPWNFEAFPRFYIDETHVKPIPPDTLTFILNWVGFKDLNLIFSSPLKEKKRKDDDLKKFYLDYAIVGYKR; encoded by the coding sequence ATGCTTGAATTTAAATCAAAAAAGGTTAGTTCAGAAGTTTTAATAAAGGAAATAACCAAAGAACTTACTAAACTAGATAAGGTTGTTGATGAAAGTTCAAAGTTAGAAACACCTTCTTCTACTTATACTATTGGCGATTTTATGAACTACCATGATGAGGAATTTATAAAGTTTGCTTATAAAGCAATACTCGGTAGAGAGCCTGATCCTGAAGGTTTCAGACATTACCTGGGAAAGTTAAGATCTGGAGAGTTTACAAGGACAGATGTAATAGTAAGGTTAAGGTATTCTCAAGAGGGTAGAGCTAAAGGTGTAAAGATCTTAGGAATTGGAAAGAGAGCTATTTATTCTTACTTATCTCATGTTCCCGTTTTAGGTTTCATTATCAAGACTCTTAAATTCTTCTTTACCGTTCCTAAATTTATGAAACTCATGAACTTTTTGGAAAATAGCATCTATAGAAATTTTCAGCTTATGGAAAAGAGAGTGCAACTCTTAGAGAGCAAACAGGAAGAGGACATCAGCTATATTACAAGTGAACTTATAGAAGAGAAAGGGAACAGTTTAGTTCTAAGAGCAAAATTAAAAAAACTGGAAGATAAGTTGGAGGAAGAATCAATCCCTTCAAAAATTACTGTAAAGATACGGGATTTAAATTTAGATAGAAGTCTTGATTATTACTCAAATTTTGAAAATATCTTTCGGGGAACCTCAAGTGAGATAAAGGAGAGACTTGCACAGTATCTTAAATTCATTCCTGAAAACCTTGCTAAGAATTATCCCGTTCTTGATGTCGGGTGCGGAAGGGGGGAGTTTCTGGAATTACTTAGTCAAAGAGGAATTAATGCAGTTGGAATAGATTTAAACCGTTACACTATAGCTCATCTTAGAGAACGGGGATTTGAAGTCTATAATAATGACGTTAATTCCTATTTAAAGAGAGCTAAAGGTCAATTCTCTGCAATAACTGCTTTTCAAGTTATAGAACATTTTGATCCTGATTACTTAAAGGAATTTTTAACTTTAACTTATGAAAAGCTCGTGCCTGGTGGGGTTTTAATCTTAGAGACTTTAAACCCTTGGAATTTTGAGGCTTTTCCTAGGTTTTACATTGATGAAACTCACGTAAAACCTATTCCTCCAGATACCCTTACTTTCATCCTTAATTGGGTAGGGTTTAAGGATTTAAATCTTATTTTTTCTTCTCCCTTAAAGGAAAAAAAGAGAAAGGATGATGATTTGAAGAAGTTCTATCTAGACTACGCTATTGTAGGGTATAAAAGATGA
- a CDS encoding glycosyltransferase family 4 protein, which yields MKIGVYGSPLAGKRTGIGNYIFYLLKNLESILPKAKFFVISQLDIEDLPFSNKENFTLIVEKNPFLRKLPKSLWLRYFSHRLINRLNLNVFWSGIPILPNLLKTGVTKTITVHDFNVHLVPETMKTTVRLGYKIYFNKSIREAHRIVTVSEGTAKKLSQFYSRQADAVVHPGVDLKKFKILNKQFVKDYLIRKNLNKYILFVSTIEPRKNLDSLIDAFMELKAKGRLKHYKLVIAGDSGWKNRTIEKKIKEFSSEILYLKYVPEEELPLLYNGADLFVLPSIYEGFGMPAQEARACGCCVMVSDIPELHESAGPGAIYVKPTKEGLKEALSLFERGKLSCDKEKLREGLFLWEEEAKKLAEVLIK from the coding sequence TTGAAGATCGGAGTTTACGGTAGTCCATTGGCCGGAAAACGAACCGGTATTGGAAACTACATTTTTTATTTACTTAAAAACCTAGAGTCCATTTTACCGAAAGCTAAATTTTTTGTAATTTCCCAACTTGATATTGAGGATTTACCCTTCTCCAATAAAGAAAATTTTACCTTAATCGTAGAAAAGAATCCGTTTTTAAGGAAACTTCCAAAAAGTCTTTGGTTAAGGTATTTTTCCCATAGGTTAATTAATCGTCTTAATCTTAATGTTTTTTGGTCTGGAATTCCTATACTGCCAAACCTCCTTAAAACAGGAGTTACAAAAACTATTACAGTTCATGATTTTAACGTTCATCTAGTTCCTGAAACGATGAAGACAACAGTCCGTTTAGGATATAAGATTTACTTTAACAAAAGTATCAGAGAGGCCCATAGAATAGTTACAGTTTCCGAAGGAACAGCAAAAAAACTCTCACAATTCTACTCAAGGCAAGCAGATGCTGTTGTTCATCCAGGAGTAGACCTTAAAAAATTTAAAATTTTGAATAAACAGTTCGTCAAGGACTATTTAATCAGGAAAAATTTAAACAAATATATCCTATTTGTTTCAACGATTGAACCAAGAAAAAACTTGGATTCTCTAATTGATGCTTTTATGGAACTTAAAGCAAAAGGCAGATTAAAGCACTATAAGCTTGTTATCGCCGGAGACAGTGGATGGAAAAACCGCACTATTGAAAAGAAGATAAAAGAATTTAGTTCCGAGATTCTTTATTTAAAGTACGTTCCTGAAGAAGAACTTCCATTGCTATATAATGGAGCTGATCTTTTCGTTTTACCTTCCATCTATGAGGGCTTTGGAATGCCTGCTCAGGAAGCAAGGGCCTGCGGATGTTGTGTTATGGTTTCCGATATACCGGAGCTCCACGAGTCTGCAGGCCCAGGTGCAATCTACGTTAAACCCACAAAAGAAGGGCTAAAGGAGGCCCTTTCCCTGTTTGAAAGAGGTAAACTTAGTTGTGATAAGGAGAAGTTAAGAGAAGGCCTATTTTTATGGGAAGAAGAGGCAAAAAAACTTGCTGAGGTTTTAATAAAATGA
- the gmd gene encoding GDP-mannose 4,6-dehydratase, whose translation MRRALITGIRGQDGAYLAKFLLEKGYEVYGADRRSGDSSNWRLRELGIENDVKIVYLDLLELTNVMRVIDKVKPDEIYNLAAQSFVKASFEQPILTSEVNAIGVLRLLEAVRTLKPDVKFYQASTSEMFGKVQQIPQNEKTPFYPRSPYGVAKLFGHWITVNYRESYNIFACSGILFNHESPLRGLEFVTRKITYSLARIKYGLQDKLILGNLEAKRDWGYAPEYVEGMWLMLQQKEPDDYVLATGETHTVKEFVEEAAAVAGFHLEWTGEGVNTKGIDKNTGKVIVEVSPEFYRPAEVDVLVGDPKKAKEKMGWSPKIKFKELVRIMMESDLRRVSNLVRSKNA comes from the coding sequence ATGAGAAGAGCTTTAATAACGGGAATCCGGGGACAGGATGGAGCCTATCTAGCTAAGTTTTTACTTGAAAAAGGTTATGAGGTTTATGGAGCAGACAGGAGAAGTGGAGATTCCTCAAACTGGAGATTAAGAGAGCTTGGAATAGAGAATGATGTAAAGATAGTTTACTTAGATTTACTTGAGTTAACCAATGTAATGAGAGTAATTGATAAGGTCAAACCTGATGAAATCTATAACCTGGCAGCCCAAAGCTTTGTGAAAGCCTCTTTTGAGCAGCCGATTTTAACTTCGGAAGTCAATGCAATAGGAGTTTTAAGGTTGCTGGAGGCAGTAAGGACGTTAAAACCGGATGTGAAGTTCTATCAAGCCTCTACGAGTGAAATGTTTGGTAAAGTTCAACAGATACCTCAAAACGAAAAAACTCCTTTTTATCCGAGGAGTCCTTATGGAGTAGCTAAGCTTTTTGGACATTGGATAACTGTTAACTATAGGGAATCCTACAATATATTTGCCTGTTCTGGAATACTGTTTAACCACGAATCACCTTTAAGAGGATTGGAGTTCGTTACAAGAAAGATAACTTACAGCCTCGCAAGGATAAAGTATGGCCTCCAGGATAAACTAATTCTTGGTAATTTAGAAGCTAAGAGAGATTGGGGCTATGCTCCAGAATACGTTGAAGGTATGTGGCTAATGTTGCAACAAAAGGAACCTGATGATTATGTATTAGCTACAGGAGAAACGCATACGGTGAAAGAGTTTGTTGAGGAAGCTGCAGCGGTAGCGGGATTCCATCTTGAATGGACTGGAGAAGGAGTAAATACAAAAGGCATAGATAAAAATACAGGAAAGGTTATAGTAGAGGTGTCACCAGAATTCTATCGCCCTGCGGAGGTTGATGTCCTCGTAGGGGATCCAAAGAAAGCGAAAGAAAAAATGGGGTGGTCTCCAAAAATCAAGTTTAAAGAACTTGTTAGAATAATGATGGAATCGGATTTAAGGAGAGTTTCAAATTTAGTTAGGTCAAAAAATGCTTGA